The Tateyamaria omphalii genome contains a region encoding:
- the bhcB gene encoding beta-hydroxyaspartate dehydratase BhcB — protein MKDMTDMIIPTYQDMLDAHERIAPHIRRTPVRTSDYLNELTGAQLFFKCENFQEPGAFKVRGATNAVFGLDDAQAAKGVATHSSGNHASCLSYAAMRRGIPCNVVMPRTAPQAKKDTVRRYGGQITECEPSTTSREETFAKVQAETGGDFVHPYNDPRVIAGQGTCSREFMEQTDGLDMMVAPIGGGGMISGTCLTLSTLAPEVEIIAAEPEQADDAYRSFKAGHIIADDAPKTIADGLLVPLKELTWHFVSNHVTDIFTASEDEIIDAMKLTWKHLRVVMEPSCAVPLAIILKNKERFAGKRVGVIITGGNVDLDTLPWIKGD, from the coding sequence ATGAAGGATATGACCGACATGATCATTCCGACCTATCAGGACATGCTCGACGCGCATGAGCGCATCGCGCCCCATATCCGCCGCACCCCGGTGCGCACGTCCGACTACCTGAACGAACTCACCGGCGCGCAACTGTTCTTCAAATGCGAGAACTTTCAGGAACCCGGCGCGTTCAAGGTGCGGGGGGCGACCAACGCCGTCTTCGGCCTCGATGACGCGCAGGCTGCCAAGGGCGTCGCCACGCACTCATCCGGGAACCATGCCTCGTGCCTCAGCTACGCCGCCATGCGCAGGGGCATCCCCTGCAACGTCGTGATGCCGCGCACGGCCCCGCAAGCCAAGAAGGACACCGTGCGCCGCTACGGCGGGCAGATCACGGAATGCGAACCCTCGACCACATCGCGCGAAGAAACATTTGCCAAGGTCCAGGCCGAAACGGGCGGCGATTTTGTCCACCCCTATAACGACCCGCGCGTGATCGCGGGCCAGGGCACCTGTTCGCGCGAATTCATGGAACAGACCGACGGGCTCGACATGATGGTGGCACCCATCGGCGGGGGCGGCATGATCTCGGGCACATGCCTGACGCTGTCCACCCTTGCGCCAGAGGTGGAGATCATCGCCGCTGAACCCGAACAGGCCGACGACGCCTACCGCAGCTTCAAGGCCGGGCACATCATCGCCGACGACGCGCCCAAGACCATTGCCGACGGTCTGCTCGTCCCGCTCAAGGAACTGACCTGGCACTTCGTATCGAACCACGTCACTGACATTTTCACCGCATCCGAGGATGAAATCATCGACGCCATGAAACTGACGTGGAAACACCTGCGCGTGGTGATGGAGCCATCCTGCGCGGTGCCCCTCGCCATTATCCTGAAAAACAAGGAACGCTTCGCGGGCAAGCGCGTGGGCGTCATCATCACCGGCGGCAATGTCGATCTCGATACGCTGCCTTGGATCAAGGGAGACTGA
- a CDS encoding class I SAM-dependent methyltransferase has product MSQTRDYDAEFKDNADRKYAYDFDFDVMHGYMVKAFSSFYRPGACLELGSFKGDFTKRLVRDFSDITCVEASAEAIEIAKAALPDTISYHQALFEDVDLPKRYDNIILTHVLEHLDDPVGVLKRVNDEWLAPGGRLFLACPNANAPSRQIAVAMGLITHNAAITPAEAEHGHRITYSLDTLERDASAAGLDVVHRSGIFFKALANFQWDRLMNTDIISPEYLDGCYALGQRYPDLCSSIYLVCEPGMGT; this is encoded by the coding sequence ATGAGCCAGACACGCGACTACGACGCAGAGTTCAAGGACAACGCAGACCGCAAATACGCCTATGATTTCGACTTTGACGTCATGCACGGGTACATGGTCAAGGCGTTCAGCAGCTTCTACCGCCCCGGCGCGTGCCTGGAGCTTGGCAGCTTCAAGGGCGATTTTACCAAGCGTCTGGTCCGGGACTTTTCGGACATCACCTGCGTCGAGGCCTCAGCCGAAGCAATTGAAATTGCAAAGGCCGCCCTGCCCGACACGATCAGCTATCATCAGGCCCTGTTCGAAGACGTCGACCTGCCCAAGCGATATGACAACATTATTCTGACCCATGTGCTGGAACATCTCGACGATCCGGTGGGTGTTCTGAAGCGCGTCAACGACGAATGGCTGGCACCGGGCGGCCGGTTGTTCCTGGCCTGCCCCAACGCCAACGCCCCGTCCCGCCAGATCGCCGTGGCCATGGGCCTGATCACCCACAACGCAGCCATCACACCCGCCGAAGCGGAACACGGACATAGGATCACCTACAGCCTCGACACGCTTGAGCGTGACGCAAGTGCCGCTGGCCTTGATGTCGTGCACCGGTCCGGGATCTTCTTCAAGGCGCTGGCAAACTTCCAGTGGGACCGGTTGATGAACACCGACATCATCTCACCGGAATACCTCGACGGCTGCTATGCGCTGGGGCAGCGCTATCCCGATCTGTGTTCCAGCATTTACCTCGTATGCGAGCCTGGGATGGGCACATAG
- a CDS encoding GNAT family N-acetyltransferase, translated as MTARVDVTRNTANTAQVAALLTACDQDFSPPLSDRQDIADYATRICNRAERFEHWAAGTLAGLVAIYCITPPGRPAFITNVSVRTDHRGRGIADTLLSAAIVHATSRGFDSIALEVDAHASAARRLYAKHGFRPAPVAGSTDLFELKL; from the coding sequence ATGACGGCGCGTGTGGACGTCACGCGCAACACCGCGAACACAGCACAGGTCGCAGCGCTCCTGACCGCCTGCGATCAGGATTTTTCCCCGCCGCTGTCCGACCGCCAGGACATCGCCGACTACGCCACCCGCATCTGCAATCGCGCCGAACGGTTCGAGCATTGGGCGGCGGGCACATTGGCGGGGCTGGTCGCGATCTATTGCATCACCCCGCCGGGACGCCCCGCCTTCATTACAAACGTCAGCGTACGGACCGACCATCGCGGGCGCGGCATTGCCGATACGCTGCTCAGCGCCGCCATCGTGCATGCGACATCCCGCGGCTTCGACAGCATAGCACTGGAAGTTGACGCACATGCCAGTGCCGCGCGGCGCCTTTATGCAAAGCACGGATTTCGGCCCGCACCGGTCGCGGGATCAACAGACTTGTTCGAGTTGAAGCTGTAA
- a CDS encoding WbqC family protein, translating into MQPYLLPYIGYFQLIAHADTFVVYDDIQFSKKGWINRNRFLRNGAAVMFTLPLRKDSDYLDVRDRDIADAYDPKKLMAQIANAYRKAPQFANAMPVVEEILGYPERNLFTFIHHSVTRVCTYLGLDTPIVVSSSLGDTTGLKGQDRVLAICEAVSATSYVNPIGGLDLYQASAFRARGMDLHFMRRTSIEYEQFGHPFVPDLSILDIIMFNSVDAARSLITDCYEMVAPKDE; encoded by the coding sequence ATGCAGCCCTATCTTCTGCCCTATATTGGCTATTTCCAGCTGATTGCGCATGCAGACACGTTTGTCGTCTATGACGATATCCAGTTCAGCAAGAAAGGGTGGATCAATCGCAACCGGTTCCTGCGCAATGGCGCAGCGGTGATGTTCACCCTGCCGCTGCGCAAGGATTCCGATTACCTTGATGTCCGTGACCGCGACATCGCCGATGCATATGACCCCAAAAAGCTGATGGCGCAGATTGCAAACGCGTATCGCAAGGCGCCTCAATTCGCCAATGCCATGCCGGTGGTCGAAGAGATCCTAGGATATCCCGAACGCAATCTGTTCACCTTCATTCACCACAGCGTCACGCGGGTCTGCACCTATCTGGGCCTGGATACGCCCATCGTTGTGTCCTCGTCCCTTGGCGACACGACAGGACTGAAAGGACAGGACCGGGTTCTGGCGATTTGCGAGGCTGTCTCAGCAACCAGCTACGTCAACCCGATTGGCGGTCTCGACCTTTATCAGGCATCCGCTTTTCGGGCGCGCGGCATGGATCTGCACTTCATGCGGCGGACGTCGATTGAATATGAACAGTTTGGGCACCCCTTTGTGCCGGATCTGTCGATCCTCGACATCATAATGTTCAATTCAGTGGATGCGGCACGCAGCCTGATCACCGATTGCTACGAAATGGTGGCGCCAAAAGATGAGTGA
- the bhcC gene encoding 3-hydroxy-D-aspartate aldolase BhcC, whose translation MNAPVNLNTLEVGFDVPAQPGMDAADIQTPALVLDLGALERNIKKMGDYAAAHGMRHRVHGKMHKSVDVAQLQVELGGACGVCCQKVSEAEVFARGGIKDVLVSNQVRDPAKIDRLARMPKLGARTICCVDDIDNVADLSAAAQKHGTTVECLVEIDCGAGRCGVTTTDSVVDIASAIDAAPGLKFAGIQAYQGAMQHMDSYEDRKAKIDIAIAMVCDAVDGLKAKGLECDIVGGGGTGSYYFESNSGVYNELQCGSYAFMDADYGRILDKDGNRIDRGEWENAFFILTQVMSHAKADKAIVDAGLKAQSVDSGLPVIFGRTDVEYVKCSDEHGVVADPDAVLKVGDKLHLVPGHCDPTANVHDWYVGVRDGKVETLWPISARGKAF comes from the coding sequence ATGAATGCACCTGTCAACCTCAACACCCTCGAAGTGGGCTTTGACGTGCCCGCCCAACCCGGCATGGACGCCGCCGACATTCAAACACCGGCGCTTGTCCTCGACTTGGGCGCTCTGGAACGCAACATCAAGAAGATGGGCGACTATGCAGCGGCACACGGGATGCGCCACCGTGTGCACGGCAAGATGCACAAATCAGTCGATGTGGCGCAGCTGCAGGTCGAACTGGGCGGCGCCTGCGGCGTCTGCTGCCAAAAGGTGTCCGAGGCCGAAGTGTTCGCCCGCGGCGGGATCAAAGACGTCCTCGTCTCCAACCAGGTCCGCGACCCGGCCAAGATTGACCGACTGGCCCGTATGCCCAAACTGGGCGCGCGCACCATCTGCTGCGTCGATGACATCGACAACGTGGCCGACCTGTCCGCCGCCGCCCAGAAACACGGCACCACCGTCGAATGCCTGGTCGAGATTGACTGCGGCGCGGGCCGCTGCGGTGTGACGACTACGGACTCCGTGGTCGACATCGCCTCCGCAATCGACGCCGCCCCCGGCCTGAAATTCGCGGGCATTCAGGCGTACCAAGGCGCCATGCAGCACATGGACAGCTACGAAGACCGCAAGGCCAAGATCGACATCGCCATCGCCATGGTGTGCGACGCTGTCGATGGACTGAAAGCCAAGGGGCTTGAGTGTGACATCGTCGGCGGTGGCGGCACCGGCTCCTACTACTTCGAAAGCAATTCGGGCGTGTATAACGAACTCCAATGCGGCTCTTACGCCTTCATGGACGCCGACTATGGCCGCATCCTCGACAAAGACGGCAACCGCATCGACCGGGGCGAATGGGAAAACGCCTTCTTCATCCTCACCCAGGTGATGAGCCACGCAAAGGCCGACAAGGCCATCGTCGATGCGGGCCTCAAGGCGCAATCGGTCGACAGCGGCCTGCCGGTGATCTTTGGGCGGACGGACGTGGAATACGTCAAATGCTCCGACGAACACGGCGTCGTCGCAGATCCAGATGCCGTGCTGAAGGTGGGCGACAAGCTGCACCTCGTCCCCGGCCACTGCGACCCCACCGCCAATGTCCACGACTGGTACGTGGGCGTGCGCGACGGCAAGGTCGAAACCCTCTGGCCCATCTCGGCGCGTGGCAAAGCTTTCTGA
- a CDS encoding glycosylase has translation MSDGFVWTKLGKVFDPVDHPGRDWMASFAQAPATLIRDDHVRVYFSTRPAPDANGQFKSYSAWVDLDRRNLTRVIRVADAPVLELGETGTFDEFGTYPFSAVDTDEGVLACYAGWTRCESVPFDVAIGAALSTDGGTRFEKLGSGPIIGLSPDEPFVMSGPKLRRFGDVYYLFYIAGTKWLMHAGRAEPVYRIRMAWSEDGRTWHKHGAHLIDTAVEEDEAQASPDVHFHDGRYHMFFCYRYSTDYRGHARGYRIGYAHSDDMITWHRDDALAGMHPSDEGWDSEMVSYPHVFSVDGITYMAYLGNGVGREGFGLARLEARP, from the coding sequence ATGAGTGACGGATTTGTCTGGACCAAGCTGGGCAAGGTGTTCGACCCTGTCGATCATCCGGGCCGCGACTGGATGGCGTCCTTTGCGCAGGCACCTGCAACGCTGATCCGCGACGATCACGTGCGGGTTTACTTCTCGACCCGGCCAGCCCCGGACGCAAACGGGCAGTTCAAAAGCTACTCCGCCTGGGTCGATCTGGATCGTCGCAATCTGACCCGCGTGATCCGCGTCGCGGACGCGCCGGTTCTTGAGCTGGGCGAGACGGGGACCTTCGACGAATTCGGAACCTATCCGTTTTCGGCAGTCGACACCGATGAGGGCGTCCTGGCCTGCTATGCGGGATGGACGCGATGCGAAAGTGTGCCCTTTGATGTGGCCATTGGCGCCGCACTCAGTACGGACGGCGGCACCCGGTTTGAAAAACTGGGTTCCGGTCCGATCATCGGCCTGTCACCGGACGAACCCTTTGTGATGAGCGGTCCAAAGCTGCGCCGATTTGGAGACGTGTACTATCTGTTCTACATCGCGGGCACGAAATGGCTGATGCACGCGGGGCGGGCCGAACCCGTCTACCGCATTCGCATGGCGTGGTCCGAGGACGGGCGGACCTGGCACAAGCATGGCGCACACCTGATCGACACGGCCGTCGAAGAGGATGAAGCACAGGCAAGCCCCGATGTGCACTTCCACGACGGACGATATCACATGTTCTTTTGCTACCGTTACTCCACCGACTACCGCGGACATGCCCGCGGGTATCGCATCGGATACGCCCACAGCGACGACATGATCACGTGGCACCGGGACGATGCGCTGGCGGGGATGCACCCGTCGGACGAGGGTTGGGACAGCGAAATGGTATCCTACCCCCACGTTTTTTCCGTCGATGGCATCACCTACATGGCCTATCTCGGCAATGGTGTCGGCCGCGAAGGGTTCGGACTTGCACGGCTTGAGGCACGCCCATGA
- the bhcR gene encoding HTH-type transcriptional regulator BhcR — protein sequence MSDLQNAQESPRRARGRPRGWDDKTEQNTIKSLDRAMEIFEYLSTDQGKTLSQLASELNQSPATVYRVLITLEARGLVEFDAEEQRWYIGARAFVIGARFLRRTSLVDRARPILRALMERTGETANLGIEKGGMVLFLNQVETHESIRAFFPPGTLSDMHASGIGKALLAFMDEDRFGRWLRGRSFETFTAHTLVAPDALVQELHRTRVRGYAIDAEEKNLGMRCIAAPVFDMYGEAVAGISVSGPATRMGSDVTDRISRSVVDAASELTRAVGGADRHAVG from the coding sequence ATGTCGGATCTTCAAAACGCCCAAGAATCCCCCCGTCGCGCCCGTGGGCGGCCGCGAGGATGGGACGACAAGACAGAGCAGAACACCATCAAGTCGCTCGACCGGGCGATGGAGATTTTTGAGTATCTGAGCACGGATCAGGGCAAGACGCTGTCGCAACTGGCCTCCGAGCTGAATCAGTCACCGGCGACGGTCTACCGCGTGCTGATCACATTGGAAGCGCGCGGGCTGGTCGAGTTCGATGCCGAAGAACAGCGGTGGTATATCGGCGCGCGGGCCTTTGTGATCGGGGCGCGATTTTTGCGACGGACCAGTCTGGTGGATCGGGCGCGGCCCATTCTGCGGGCCCTGATGGAGCGGACGGGCGAGACCGCGAACCTCGGGATCGAGAAGGGCGGTATGGTGCTGTTTCTGAACCAGGTGGAAACGCATGAAAGCATTCGCGCCTTCTTTCCGCCTGGCACGTTGTCGGACATGCACGCCTCGGGCATCGGCAAGGCGCTTTTGGCGTTCATGGATGAGGACCGGTTTGGCCGCTGGTTGCGCGGGCGCAGCTTTGAAACTTTTACCGCACACACGCTCGTTGCGCCTGACGCGCTGGTGCAGGAGCTGCACCGGACCCGGGTGCGGGGATATGCCATTGATGCCGAGGAGAAGAACCTGGGCATGCGCTGCATCGCGGCGCCGGTCTTTGACATGTATGGTGAGGCGGTGGCCGGGATTTCGGTGTCCGGGCCCGCAACGCGCATGGGGTCGGACGTGACCGACCGTATCAGCCGGTCGGTCGTCGACGCCGCAAGCGAGCTGACGCGCGCCGTCGGAGGTGCAGACCGTCACGCCGTCGGGTGA
- the bhcA gene encoding L-aspartate--glyoxylate aminotransferase BhcA: protein MSFQNPVFIPGPTNIPESLRKSCDMPTIDHRSPLFGGILNAARDGVRQVLKSATAEVFIFPATGTGGWETALTNTLSPGDTVLAARNGMFSHRWIDMCQRLGLTVRVVETPWGQGIPHDQFAEILAADTSHEIKAVLATHNETATGVTSDIAAVRAAMDGSDHPAMLFVDGVSSIGSIDFQFDDWGVDVAVTGSQKGFMLPAGLAIVGFSAKAMAAQPSAQLPRTFFDIRDMADGYAAGAYPYTPAVGLMNGLSHACTMLLSEGLDTVFARHHRIASGVRAAVSAWGLELCAASPDLYSDTVSAIRTPAGFDASRIVSHAATTYGVAFGGGLGEVAGKVFRIGHLGSLTDVMALSGIATAEMCMADHGLDITLGSGVAAAQDVYRAHGAANVQKDAA, encoded by the coding sequence ATGAGTTTTCAAAACCCCGTTTTCATTCCGGGACCGACGAACATTCCCGAAAGCCTGCGCAAATCCTGCGACATGCCAACCATCGACCACCGCTCGCCCCTGTTTGGCGGCATCCTGAACGCGGCCCGTGACGGCGTGCGCCAGGTGCTGAAATCCGCCACGGCAGAGGTGTTCATCTTCCCCGCGACCGGCACGGGCGGTTGGGAAACGGCCCTGACCAACACGCTCAGCCCCGGTGACACCGTGCTGGCCGCGCGCAACGGGATGTTTTCGCACCGCTGGATAGACATGTGCCAACGTCTTGGCCTGACCGTGCGCGTGGTCGAAACACCGTGGGGCCAGGGCATCCCGCACGACCAATTTGCGGAAATCCTCGCCGCCGACACATCCCACGAAATCAAGGCGGTCCTGGCCACACACAACGAAACCGCCACCGGCGTCACCTCCGACATCGCAGCCGTCCGCGCTGCGATGGACGGCTCGGACCACCCCGCAATGCTTTTCGTCGATGGCGTCTCCTCCATCGGTTCCATCGACTTCCAGTTTGACGACTGGGGCGTCGACGTTGCCGTGACGGGATCGCAAAAGGGGTTCATGCTGCCTGCGGGCCTCGCCATCGTGGGCTTCAGCGCCAAGGCCATGGCCGCCCAACCCTCGGCACAACTGCCGCGCACCTTCTTCGACATCCGCGACATGGCCGATGGCTACGCCGCTGGTGCCTACCCCTACACGCCCGCCGTGGGCCTGATGAACGGGCTCAGCCACGCCTGCACCATGCTGCTGAGCGAGGGGCTCGACACCGTCTTTGCCCGGCATCACCGGATCGCTTCGGGCGTGCGCGCCGCGGTTTCGGCCTGGGGCCTTGAACTCTGCGCCGCCTCTCCCGATCTCTATTCGGATACGGTCAGCGCCATCCGCACCCCTGCGGGTTTCGACGCCAGCCGCATCGTCAGCCATGCCGCAACCACCTATGGCGTGGCCTTTGGCGGCGGTCTGGGCGAGGTCGCGGGCAAGGTGTTCCGCATCGGCCACCTGGGCAGCCTGACCGACGTAATGGCACTGTCCGGTATCGCCACGGCAGAGATGTGCATGGCCGATCACGGCCTCGACATCACCCTCGGGTCAGGCGTTGCCGCCGCGCAAGACGTCTACCGCGCGCACGGTGCTGCCAACGTACAGAAGGATGCCGCGTGA
- a CDS encoding glycosyltransferase family 61 protein: MTLEDIAQRAFAGDYSGALDACRRQRVNTKTRHLGAYISGYCHYHLQSFNAAAEFFDAALRLAPRDIDTMVYAINAHNNAGRPVEALKIAIDCLDDWPSDQTPDALQRLLGAAMDCLTRMDASEQRASLAAQLVTRLEQTEGVFPVDHAILTALADGPELDEPALRALLDGIKQPTYRLGKIMSVQDAVGAGLGQFALQSPPDDVQFARLTGPLWANTDEFDVIPGYSGYVASLFNAIVSGQSGAVFTDGGAIISDSYADARYASEVNLRADEFVRTRLGNDAVYEVPDIQRDIPCAINLSGSASNHFGHWFSEYLPRLRHFCALSDFDALPILINDDMPKTHADFLSAICDNPVITVGRTEAVRIKTLYVAPTITFYPFDLRAGHKVPYEHQASWSGPAMQFLRDRVLARFDGSETAPHADIYLSRQNSTWAKPKNEDSFVDALAQRGIHPVFLEKQSFAEQIATIRSAKTIVAPIGSALNMLIFARPETRILVFMQQFSHNWGGWAGPLRQIGIHPHMAKMQQGSAGQKHTSIEMRTDILDAFLSGDLDSVAPLDNEKPSFWRRLWARR; the protein is encoded by the coding sequence ATGACACTTGAAGACATCGCACAGCGCGCATTTGCAGGCGACTATTCCGGCGCGCTTGACGCCTGCCGCAGGCAACGTGTCAACACGAAGACAAGGCACCTTGGCGCGTATATCAGCGGATATTGCCACTATCATCTGCAGAGTTTCAACGCCGCCGCAGAGTTCTTTGACGCCGCCTTGCGCCTTGCGCCCCGTGACATCGACACAATGGTTTATGCGATCAACGCGCATAACAATGCCGGACGACCGGTCGAGGCACTAAAGATTGCAATTGACTGCTTGGACGACTGGCCCTCCGATCAAACCCCGGACGCATTACAGAGGCTGTTGGGCGCGGCAATGGACTGCCTGACGCGCATGGACGCCAGCGAGCAGCGGGCCAGCCTTGCCGCGCAACTCGTAACGCGGCTGGAGCAGACCGAGGGCGTGTTCCCGGTCGATCATGCGATCCTCACCGCGCTTGCAGACGGGCCCGAACTGGACGAGCCCGCTTTGCGCGCTTTGCTGGACGGGATTAAGCAGCCGACATACCGGCTGGGCAAGATTATGTCCGTGCAGGATGCTGTCGGCGCTGGCTTGGGGCAGTTCGCACTGCAATCGCCGCCTGACGATGTGCAATTCGCCCGCCTCACTGGCCCTTTGTGGGCCAACACGGACGAATTTGACGTCATCCCAGGCTATTCCGGATATGTTGCGAGCCTGTTCAACGCCATTGTGTCCGGGCAGTCCGGGGCCGTTTTCACTGATGGCGGGGCCATCATTTCCGACAGCTATGCCGATGCGCGCTATGCGTCAGAGGTCAACCTGCGCGCCGATGAATTCGTGCGCACAAGGCTAGGGAACGATGCGGTGTACGAAGTGCCGGACATCCAGCGCGACATCCCCTGCGCCATCAATCTCAGCGGCTCGGCCTCCAACCACTTCGGGCATTGGTTCAGCGAATACCTACCGCGCCTACGCCACTTCTGCGCGCTTTCTGACTTTGACGCGCTGCCGATCCTGATCAACGATGACATGCCAAAGACCCATGCCGATTTCCTGTCCGCCATCTGCGACAACCCGGTGATCACCGTGGGCCGGACCGAGGCTGTGCGCATCAAAACACTGTATGTGGCGCCCACCATCACATTCTACCCGTTCGATCTGCGCGCCGGTCACAAGGTGCCGTACGAACATCAGGCGTCATGGTCAGGGCCTGCGATGCAATTCCTGCGCGACCGCGTGCTTGCCCGTTTTGATGGCTCCGAAACGGCGCCGCATGCAGACATTTACCTCAGCCGGCAAAACAGCACCTGGGCCAAGCCCAAGAACGAGGACAGCTTTGTCGATGCCCTGGCGCAGCGTGGCATTCACCCGGTGTTTCTCGAAAAACAGAGCTTTGCCGAGCAGATCGCCACCATCCGCAGCGCCAAGACCATCGTGGCGCCCATCGGCTCTGCGCTCAACATGCTCATTTTCGCGCGGCCCGAGACGCGGATCCTCGTCTTCATGCAGCAGTTTTCGCACAACTGGGGCGGTTGGGCCGGGCCACTGCGGCAGATCGGCATTCACCCGCACATGGCAAAGATGCAGCAGGGCAGTGCCGGACAGAAACATACCAGTATCGAGATGCGGACCGACATCCTTGATGCCTTCCTGTCCGGTGATCTGGACAGCGTGGCACCTCTGGACAATGAAAAGCCGTCGTTCTGGCGCCGTCTCTGGGCGCGGCGATAG
- the bhcD gene encoding iminosuccinate reductase BhcD, which translates to MLIVPEKDIADLMTRDAAFDAVEQVFAAMASDDAYNFPVVREAIGHEDALYGFKGGFDRAGATLGLKAGGYWPHNLEKRDLINHQSTVFLFDPDTGKPAAMVGGNLLTALRTAAASSVSIKHLARPDAKVLGMIGAGHQATFQLRAALEQRAFDRVIGWNYHPDMLPNIAKVAEDAGLPFEAVDLPGMAEADVIISITSAFAPSLMADHVSPGTHIACMGTDTKGKQEVEAALLARATVFTDEVAQSISIGEAQHAIAAGLIAESDIHQIGAVINGAHPGRTSDTDITLFDGTGVGLQDLAVAARVVDLAQKKGIAIHVDF; encoded by the coding sequence ATGCTGATTGTGCCCGAAAAAGACATCGCCGACCTGATGACCCGCGACGCCGCCTTCGACGCGGTGGAACAGGTCTTTGCCGCGATGGCATCCGATGACGCCTACAACTTCCCCGTCGTGCGCGAAGCCATCGGGCACGAGGATGCGCTTTACGGTTTCAAGGGCGGCTTTGACCGCGCAGGCGCCACGCTGGGCCTCAAGGCAGGCGGCTACTGGCCCCACAACCTCGAAAAGCGGGATCTGATCAACCACCAGTCCACCGTGTTCCTCTTCGACCCGGACACCGGCAAACCCGCCGCCATGGTGGGGGGCAACCTGCTGACGGCCCTGCGCACGGCCGCCGCCTCCTCGGTCTCGATCAAGCACCTCGCCCGCCCTGACGCCAAAGTCCTCGGCATGATCGGCGCGGGCCATCAGGCCACGTTCCAGCTGCGTGCCGCCCTCGAACAGCGCGCCTTCGACCGGGTCATCGGCTGGAACTACCACCCCGACATGCTGCCCAATATCGCAAAGGTCGCAGAAGACGCGGGCCTCCCCTTCGAAGCGGTCGACTTGCCCGGCATGGCAGAGGCCGATGTCATCATCTCGATCACCTCCGCCTTCGCCCCGTCGCTCATGGCCGATCACGTCAGCCCCGGCACCCACATCGCCTGCATGGGCACCGACACCAAGGGCAAGCAAGAGGTCGAGGCCGCCCTGCTGGCCCGCGCCACCGTCTTCACCGACGAGGTAGCGCAGTCCATCTCCATCGGCGAAGCGCAGCACGCCATCGCCGCCGGCCTTATCGCGGAAAGTGACATCCACCAGATCGGCGCCGTCATCAACGGCGCGCATCCGGGGCGGACCAGCGACACCGACATCACGCTCTTCGACGGCACCGGCGTCGGGCTCCAGGACCTTGCCGTCGCCGCCCGCGTTGTTGACCTTGCTCAGAAAAAGGGTATCGCGATCCACGTCGACTTCTGA